The following are from one region of the Chloroflexia bacterium SDU3-3 genome:
- a CDS encoding YafY family transcriptional regulator encodes MRADRLLAIMLLLQTHGKLTTRALAARLEVSRRTILRDIDALCAAGVPLTAEGGHGGGVTLDERYQSTLAGMQQSEVRTLFISDSSALLGDLGMGDAAERTLLKLRGVLPPAHRGEVERTRQRLLIDPAWWWRDAQPLPLWEALQRAVFEDRRIVAGYVRHSGEQIERTLEPYSLVAKSSVWYLVAHHDGELRTYRVTRLRSIKLLDEHFVRRADFDLPSYWQSQIQRLGEQIGEYQFTLRLRPEQLGFVREVVPGRYRQLGGEAEGMITLAINLSSLELAKMLVFGLGAGAEVVEPAALRDAVRETARAILARP; translated from the coding sequence CCGCGCGGCTGGAGGTCTCGCGCCGCACCATCCTGCGCGACATCGACGCGCTGTGCGCCGCAGGCGTGCCGCTGACCGCCGAGGGCGGCCACGGCGGCGGCGTGACGCTCGACGAGCGCTACCAGAGCACTCTCGCAGGCATGCAGCAGAGCGAGGTGCGCACGCTATTCATCAGCGACAGCAGCGCGCTGCTGGGCGACCTCGGCATGGGCGACGCCGCCGAGCGCACGCTGCTCAAGCTGCGCGGTGTGCTGCCGCCCGCCCATCGCGGCGAGGTCGAGCGCACCCGCCAGCGCCTGCTGATCGACCCAGCGTGGTGGTGGCGCGACGCCCAGCCGCTGCCGCTGTGGGAGGCCCTCCAGCGTGCGGTGTTCGAGGATCGGCGGATCGTGGCGGGCTACGTGCGCCACAGCGGCGAGCAGATCGAGCGCACGCTAGAGCCATACAGCCTGGTGGCGAAATCCAGCGTGTGGTACCTTGTCGCCCACCACGACGGCGAGCTGCGCACCTACCGCGTAACCCGCCTGCGCAGCATCAAGCTGCTAGACGAGCACTTCGTGCGGCGGGCCGACTTCGACCTGCCGAGCTACTGGCAGAGCCAGATCCAGCGCCTGGGCGAGCAGATCGGCGAGTACCAGTTCACGCTGCGGCTGCGGCCCGAGCAGCTGGGCTTCGTGCGCGAGGTCGTGCCGGGGCGCTACCGCCAGCTGGGTGGCGAGGCGGAGGGCATGATCACGCTGGCGATCAACCTTAGCTCGCTGGAGCTGGCCAAGATGCTGGTGTTCGGCCTGGGCGCGGGGGCCGAGGTGGTGGAGCCTGCCGCGCTGCGGGATGCCGTGCGCGAGACCGCCCGCGCCATCCTGGCGCGGCCATAG
- a CDS encoding TIGR02206 family membrane protein — protein sequence MDLFSTTYSGVPFALFSATHVLALAAVLASCLGLAAALRWGPPGAGWRGALRHGLALFTLLNFVVWYAWEWSVGALAWAYSLPIHICVLSMLLCPLMLWTRSQLLFEVCYFWSFAGATQAMLTPDVAPFNFPHFVFVIFFTSHGALLLCVIFMLVAEGFRPRWASLGRAVVATLGLLAVDGVANALTGGNYMYVARAPNFPSVIGYLGPWPWYLPPLILLGAAVMALTYLPFALYDWRRDDRQL from the coding sequence ATGGATCTCTTCTCGACAACCTACAGCGGCGTGCCGTTCGCGCTGTTCTCGGCCACGCACGTGCTGGCGCTGGCGGCGGTGCTGGCCAGCTGCCTGGGGCTGGCGGCGGCGCTGCGCTGGGGGCCGCCGGGGGCGGGCTGGCGCGGGGCGCTGCGCCATGGCCTGGCGCTCTTCACCCTGCTCAACTTCGTGGTATGGTACGCCTGGGAGTGGAGCGTGGGCGCACTGGCCTGGGCCTACTCGCTGCCCATCCACATCTGCGTCCTCTCCATGCTGCTCTGCCCGCTGATGCTATGGACACGCAGCCAGTTACTGTTCGAGGTGTGCTACTTCTGGAGCTTCGCTGGCGCGACCCAGGCGATGCTGACGCCCGATGTCGCGCCGTTCAACTTCCCGCACTTCGTGTTCGTGATCTTCTTTACCTCGCACGGGGCGCTGCTGCTGTGCGTGATCTTCATGCTGGTGGCCGAGGGCTTCCGCCCGCGCTGGGCCTCGCTGGGCCGCGCCGTGGTCGCCACGCTGGGGCTGCTGGCGGTGGACGGCGTGGCCAACGCGCTGACCGGCGGCAACTACATGTATGTGGCCCGCGCCCCAAACTTCCCCAGCGTGATCGGCTACCTCGGCCCGTGGCCGTGGTACCTGCCGCCGCTCATCCTGCTGGGCGCGGCGGTGATGGCGCTCACCTACCTGCCCTTCGCGCTATACGACTGGCGGCGGGACGACAGGCAGCTCTAA
- a CDS encoding arabinogalactan endo-1,4-beta-galactosidase produces MLTTMFRRAATVFALATLIVAFPAAPARAASTITNADFGTTGTASPAGWTTWSPNGMESADFTEASGVTGYHLTHWSDKPYIVSTWQTLTGLKNGIYTLRTWVRNGGGQNEVFVALRGCGGAEQRTSVPVTKGYDTWVQIATSVNVTNGQCTIILYSDAHAGEYVHFDDLSFAAGGAALPMRGGDLSGVKKNEDFGGAYYSENGTRGDPIQILKSHGMNYARLKVWVNPADGYNNKARVLEMSRRIKAAGMKLLIDFHYSDFWTDPGQQAKPVAWQGYNFTQLQQAVYDHTYDICRSLVAQGTAPDMVQVGNEINSGMLWEDGKNWTSAGWDNLAALLKQGIKGVKDSSPGTLIMLHNAEGGNNGHFRWWYDAAKARGVTWDVTGLSYYSYWHGTFTALQNNLNDMAARYGKPVVVVETSYPFTLADKDGWENVINDPATELTAGYPATPAGQAAMFRDVMSIVRAVPNGMGWGVFYWEPAWTGVKGSGWTPTDPSQGNAWENQALFDYSSRALPGMGVYAEAAQWVGSTTTLKAGVARGSLGGTVALRATLSADGAALAGRSVSFSLNGSAVGSATTDASGIATLDGVSVGGLVRGAYMRGVRASFDGDGAYTPSAAANVLVVGR; encoded by the coding sequence ATGCTCACAACCATGTTTCGCAGAGCCGCGACCGTTTTTGCCCTCGCCACGCTGATCGTGGCCTTCCCAGCGGCCCCCGCCCGCGCCGCATCTACCATCACCAACGCCGACTTCGGCACCACCGGCACCGCCAGCCCGGCAGGCTGGACCACATGGTCGCCCAATGGCATGGAGTCCGCCGACTTCACCGAGGCGAGCGGCGTGACCGGCTACCACCTGACCCACTGGAGCGACAAGCCCTACATCGTCTCGACATGGCAGACCCTCACGGGCCTGAAGAACGGCATCTACACGCTGCGCACCTGGGTGCGCAACGGCGGCGGCCAGAACGAGGTGTTCGTAGCCCTGCGCGGCTGCGGCGGGGCCGAGCAGCGCACCAGCGTGCCCGTGACCAAGGGCTACGACACCTGGGTGCAGATCGCCACCTCGGTGAATGTGACCAACGGCCAGTGCACGATCATCCTCTACTCCGACGCACACGCGGGCGAGTATGTGCACTTCGACGACCTGAGCTTCGCGGCTGGCGGCGCGGCGCTGCCCATGCGCGGCGGCGACCTCTCGGGCGTGAAGAAGAACGAGGACTTCGGCGGCGCGTACTACAGCGAGAATGGCACGCGCGGCGACCCCATCCAGATCCTCAAGTCGCACGGCATGAACTACGCCCGTCTGAAGGTGTGGGTCAACCCCGCCGACGGCTACAACAACAAGGCCCGCGTGCTGGAGATGTCGCGGCGGATCAAGGCCGCCGGGATGAAGCTGCTGATCGACTTCCACTACTCCGACTTCTGGACCGACCCCGGCCAGCAGGCCAAGCCGGTGGCCTGGCAGGGCTACAACTTCACCCAGCTGCAGCAGGCGGTGTACGACCACACCTACGACATCTGCCGCAGCCTGGTGGCCCAGGGCACCGCGCCCGATATGGTGCAGGTGGGCAACGAGATCAACAGCGGCATGCTCTGGGAGGACGGGAAGAACTGGACCTCGGCGGGCTGGGACAACCTGGCCGCGCTGCTCAAGCAGGGCATCAAGGGCGTGAAGGACAGCTCGCCCGGCACGCTGATCATGCTGCACAACGCCGAGGGCGGCAACAACGGCCACTTCCGCTGGTGGTACGACGCGGCCAAGGCGCGCGGCGTCACCTGGGATGTTACCGGCCTCTCGTATTACTCCTACTGGCACGGCACTTTCACCGCGCTGCAGAACAACCTGAACGACATGGCCGCGCGCTACGGCAAGCCGGTGGTGGTGGTCGAGACCTCCTACCCCTTCACGCTGGCCGACAAGGACGGCTGGGAGAATGTGATCAACGACCCTGCGACCGAGCTGACGGCGGGCTACCCGGCCACGCCTGCCGGGCAGGCGGCCATGTTCCGCGATGTGATGAGCATCGTGCGGGCGGTGCCCAACGGCATGGGCTGGGGCGTGTTCTACTGGGAGCCAGCGTGGACTGGGGTGAAGGGCAGCGGCTGGACGCCGACCGACCCTAGCCAAGGCAACGCCTGGGAAAACCAGGCCCTGTTCGACTACAGCAGCAGGGCGCTGCCAGGCATGGGCGTCTACGCCGAGGCGGCCCAGTGGGTCGGCTCGACCACCACGCTGAAGGCCGGGGTGGCGCGCGGCTCGCTGGGCGGCACCGTGGCGCTGCGGGCCACGCTCAGCGCCGACGGCGCGGCGCTGGCGGGCCGCAGCGTGAGCTTCAGCCTGAACGGCAGCGCGGTGGGCAGCGCCACCACCGACGCCAGCGGCATCGCCACGCTGGATGGGGTGAGCGTAGGCGGCCTGGTGCGCGGGGCCTACATGCGCGGCGTGCGGGCCTCGTTCGATGGCGATGGCGCGTATACGCCCAGCGCTGCGGCAAACGTGCTGGTGGTGGGGCGGTAG
- a CDS encoding helix-turn-helix domain-containing protein has protein sequence MSGDSSAPSAYPHGVRPTIGVFGNRQIYEGTTIAPYERTLLRGIRAAAQAHGCSLLLACGVGPHTAPFEWLPAWPRLLPSTNFVPVGPWNTSGLIAIPPFTATQQALLRSFMPEGFPLVFTSPQPGCASIGPDNALGIAHALAHLAGHGHRRIAFIAADAHPEGDGAERLAAYQQALAAHGLPFEQRLVGYGGHNQHDSYDAVRQLLAEGIPFTAVLASNDESAAGALGALRDAGLRVPQDVAVIGFDDVQHAKAQVPPLTTVRHPTFELGYRAVELLLERIRAPQAPPSIERIPTQLIIRESCGCQPTAQPWPSARPQAQPTLAEAMASALLLAAPGYDRAALGPQCRALAEGWQDALAEGEPQPFAAALDQILHGLERVDDTHGWQAALGALASAAPQHRELAAHMLDRARERLGDHLHRQHTRRLIRDAQRTERLGLITSQLLTAIEPQQILDILDAHLPTLGLGQISIALFAASEGDPVAWSDLYVRASGALSMRRFASRSFPPQGMYDPAAPFSLALLPLIIEGGPSGFVVFDAADLEICGLIVRHIAAAFRNSRLHADALLGRQLAEEASRMKSRFLSTVSHELRTPLNLIVGLSEMLLHAQPGLDALPDPARQDLERIFANAQHLGRLIGDVLDLASSEAGQLRLYQENLDLAEVLDVVAATGQQLALEKGLAWRVDLPPAPVAVRGDRTRLRQVALNFISNAVKFTEQGGVALRLSVEGGQAIVAVSDSGPGVPLADQGHIFDEFRASERTADRGYGGLGLGLAICKQLVERHGGTIGVQSSGEEESGATFFFSLPLLATAHVEPAPPATPQQLVVCLSEREGEDDGLADILGGQGRAVQLQRVDAASDWLPRLIAQPPSALVLDEPLASARGWEIMAVLKRHPATAAIPVLMHAFDAHIGRGALLELDYLLKPLSAEQLARALRQQGDGDGASKSILVVDDDGDTRALHARLVQQQLPDHRVIEASNGREALAILRHTTPSLVLLDLLMPELDGFGVIEAMRASEATRDVPVVVLTAQILTGEDMARLNAGVASILSKGLFSLEEIQGHVELALARQRRLSGIMQQVVRQAVAFIHTHYDQPITRDQLAAEVGVSGDHLTASFRQEMGITPIAYLNRYRVSRARQLLETTSRSVTDIALAVGCPDLPNFSRLFHREVGMPPNAYRRAKQQ, from the coding sequence ATGAGCGGCGATAGCTCGGCACCAAGCGCATACCCCCACGGCGTTCGCCCCACCATCGGCGTGTTCGGCAACCGTCAGATCTACGAGGGCACCACCATCGCCCCCTACGAGCGCACGCTGCTGCGCGGCATCCGCGCGGCGGCCCAGGCCCACGGCTGCAGTCTGCTGCTGGCCTGCGGCGTAGGGCCGCACACCGCGCCGTTCGAGTGGCTGCCCGCCTGGCCCCGGCTGCTGCCCTCCACCAACTTTGTGCCGGTGGGGCCGTGGAACACTTCCGGCCTGATCGCCATCCCGCCCTTCACCGCCACGCAGCAGGCCCTGCTGCGTAGCTTCATGCCCGAGGGCTTCCCGCTGGTGTTCACCTCGCCGCAGCCAGGCTGCGCCTCGATCGGGCCAGACAACGCCCTGGGTATCGCGCATGCCCTGGCGCACCTGGCGGGCCACGGCCACCGCCGGATCGCCTTTATCGCCGCCGATGCCCACCCCGAGGGCGACGGGGCCGAGCGGCTGGCGGCCTACCAGCAGGCGCTGGCCGCCCACGGCCTGCCCTTCGAGCAGCGCCTGGTGGGCTACGGCGGCCACAACCAGCACGACTCGTACGACGCTGTGCGCCAGCTGCTGGCCGAGGGCATCCCCTTCACCGCTGTGCTGGCCAGCAACGACGAGTCGGCGGCGGGCGCGCTGGGGGCGCTGCGCGACGCAGGCCTGCGCGTGCCGCAGGATGTGGCGGTGATCGGCTTCGACGATGTGCAGCACGCCAAGGCCCAGGTGCCGCCGCTCACCACGGTGCGCCACCCCACCTTCGAGCTGGGCTACCGCGCGGTGGAGCTGCTGCTGGAGCGCATCCGCGCGCCGCAGGCTCCGCCCAGCATCGAGCGCATCCCCACCCAGCTGATCATCCGCGAGTCGTGCGGCTGCCAGCCCACCGCCCAGCCCTGGCCTTCGGCGCGGCCCCAGGCCCAGCCCACGCTGGCCGAGGCCATGGCCAGCGCGCTGCTGCTGGCCGCGCCCGGCTACGACCGCGCCGCGCTGGGGCCGCAGTGCCGCGCCCTGGCCGAGGGCTGGCAGGATGCCCTGGCCGAGGGCGAGCCGCAGCCTTTCGCGGCGGCGCTCGACCAGATCCTGCACGGCCTGGAGCGCGTGGATGATACCCACGGCTGGCAGGCCGCGCTTGGCGCGCTGGCCAGCGCCGCCCCGCAGCACCGCGAGCTTGCCGCGCATATGCTGGACCGCGCCCGCGAGCGGCTGGGCGACCACCTGCACCGCCAGCACACCCGGCGGCTCATCCGCGACGCGCAGCGCACCGAGCGGCTGGGCCTGATCACATCGCAGCTGCTCACCGCCATCGAGCCGCAGCAGATCCTCGACATCCTCGATGCCCACCTGCCCACGTTGGGCCTCGGCCAGATCTCGATTGCGCTGTTCGCGGCCAGCGAGGGCGACCCTGTGGCATGGAGCGATCTGTATGTGCGGGCCTCGGGCGCGCTCTCCATGCGGCGCTTCGCCAGCCGCAGCTTCCCGCCGCAGGGCATGTACGACCCCGCCGCGCCGTTCTCGCTGGCGCTGCTGCCGCTGATCATCGAGGGTGGCCCCAGCGGCTTCGTGGTGTTCGACGCGGCAGATCTGGAGATCTGCGGCCTGATCGTGCGGCATATCGCGGCGGCCTTCCGCAACAGCCGCCTGCACGCCGACGCGCTGCTGGGCCGCCAGCTGGCCGAGGAGGCCAGCCGCATGAAGAGCCGCTTCCTCTCCACGGTCAGCCACGAGCTGCGCACGCCGCTGAACCTGATCGTGGGCCTGAGCGAGATGCTGCTGCACGCCCAGCCGGGGCTGGATGCGCTGCCTGACCCAGCGCGGCAGGATCTGGAGCGGATCTTCGCCAACGCGCAGCACCTGGGCCGCCTGATCGGCGATGTGCTGGATCTGGCCAGCAGCGAGGCCGGGCAGCTGCGGCTGTATCAGGAGAACCTCGATCTGGCGGAGGTGCTGGATGTGGTGGCCGCCACCGGCCAGCAGCTGGCGCTGGAGAAGGGCCTGGCGTGGCGCGTCGATCTGCCGCCCGCGCCGGTGGCGGTGCGCGGCGACCGCACGCGGCTGCGCCAGGTGGCGCTGAACTTCATCAGCAATGCGGTGAAGTTCACCGAGCAGGGCGGGGTGGCGCTGCGGCTCTCGGTGGAGGGAGGGCAGGCGATCGTGGCGGTGAGCGACAGCGGGCCGGGGGTGCCCCTGGCCGACCAGGGCCATATCTTCGACGAGTTCCGCGCATCCGAGCGCACCGCCGACCGTGGCTACGGCGGGCTGGGGCTGGGGCTGGCGATCTGCAAGCAGCTGGTCGAGCGCCACGGCGGCACCATCGGCGTGCAGTCCTCCGGCGAGGAGGAGAGCGGCGCGACCTTCTTCTTCAGCCTGCCGCTGCTGGCCACAGCCCACGTCGAGCCAGCGCCGCCCGCCACCCCGCAGCAGCTGGTGGTGTGCCTGAGCGAGCGCGAGGGCGAGGATGACGGGCTGGCCGACATCCTGGGCGGCCAGGGCCGCGCGGTGCAGCTGCAGCGGGTGGATGCGGCGTCGGATTGGCTGCCGCGCCTGATCGCCCAGCCGCCCAGCGCGCTGGTGCTGGATGAGCCGCTGGCCTCCGCGCGCGGCTGGGAGATCATGGCGGTGCTGAAGCGCCACCCGGCCACGGCGGCCATCCCCGTGCTGATGCACGCCTTCGACGCCCACATCGGGCGCGGCGCGCTGCTGGAGCTGGACTACCTGCTGAAGCCGCTGAGCGCCGAGCAGCTGGCCCGCGCCCTGCGCCAGCAGGGGGACGGCGACGGCGCGTCGAAGAGCATCCTGGTGGTGGATGATGACGGCGATACCCGCGCCCTGCACGCCCGCCTGGTGCAGCAGCAGCTGCCCGACCACCGGGTGATCGAGGCCAGCAACGGGCGTGAGGCGCTCGCCATCCTGCGCCACACCACGCCCAGCCTGGTGCTGCTGGATCTGCTGATGCCCGAGCTGGATGGCTTCGGCGTGATCGAGGCCATGCGGGCCAGCGAGGCCACGCGCGATGTGCCGGTGGTGGTGCTGACCGCGCAGATTTTGACCGGCGAGGATATGGCGCGGCTGAATGCGGGCGTGGCCTCCATCCTCAGCAAGGGCCTGTTCAGCCTAGAGGAGATCCAGGGCCACGTCGAGCTGGCGCTGGCCCGCCAGCGCAGGCTCAGCGGCATCATGCAGCAGGTGGTGCGCCAGGCCGTGGCCTTCATCCACACCCACTACGACCAGCCGATCACCCGCGACCAGCTGGCCGCCGAGGTGGGGGTCAGCGGCGATCACCTGACCGCCAGCTTCCGCCAGGAGATGGGCATCACGCCGATCGCCTACCTCAACCGCTACCGCGTCAGCCGCGCCCGCCAGCTGCTGGAGACCACCAGCCGCAGCGTCACCGATATCGCCCTGGCGGTGGGCTGCCCCGACCTGCCCAACTTCAGCCGCCTGTTCCACCGCGAGGTGGGCATGCCCCCCAACGCCTACCGCCGCGCCAAGCAGCAGTAG
- a CDS encoding response regulator: MVAGAMMPTIVQRSKICMAQPTLLLIAEHPQFAYLIRRYSEQAGCHVVGAESADQARAWLAEHTPAMVFLHLGSWPHQGWSLLGQIRQHCADEAIPITVIGSLADEARARAEGARFWLWQPVMYPDFLAVLRAGQVAAAALDAPAPPRRPS, translated from the coding sequence ATGGTCGCTGGTGCGATGATGCCGACCATCGTTCAACGGAGCAAGATCTGTATGGCACAGCCCACGCTGCTACTGATTGCCGAGCACCCCCAGTTTGCCTACCTCATCCGCCGCTACAGCGAGCAGGCTGGCTGCCACGTGGTGGGCGCAGAGAGCGCCGACCAGGCGCGGGCCTGGCTAGCCGAGCACACCCCGGCCATGGTGTTTTTGCATCTGGGCAGCTGGCCCCACCAGGGCTGGTCGCTGCTGGGCCAGATCCGCCAGCACTGCGCCGACGAGGCCATCCCGATCACCGTGATCGGCTCGCTGGCCGACGAGGCCCGCGCTAGGGCCGAGGGCGCGCGCTTCTGGCTCTGGCAGCCCGTCATGTACCCCGACTTTCTCGCGGTGCTGCGGGCCGGCCAGGTCGCCGCCGCCGCCCTCGACGCGCCCGCGCCGCCTCGGCGGCCGTCCTAG
- a CDS encoding extracellular solute-binding protein, which yields MSRVFKFLTSIGLGAVLLAACSSQPAATSPAATEAPVAAATEAPAAATEEPTAAPDILGSGSTKIVLWHHWDGAYFKEIQKIFADYATKNNVQIEMLYVPDVANKAQMAIPSGQGPDLISWVDDRIGDSALNKIIQPLDDYGINQDYLKANFAPVAADAMVYGGKVYGVPESMESITFIYNKKLITEDKLPKTTDDLIAMAKTYNQAPDKYLFVYNAKADIYTAAPWFQGAGVQLVKPDGTTEMNSENGVKAATLIKSFSEIMPKELGYDEANTLFMDQKAAIIMNGPWVIADYTAKNIDFGLATIPVVSSSGQPGKPFVGVKLLMLAANAKNPQAAVDLMKYYGSAEVQAQLATTNKQVPANLAAQEQVKSDPVIASFIAQSANGVPLPNTEFASAMWDPFNKMLESIWTGATAPDQAVKDGAALFDEKVVDLK from the coding sequence ATGTCCCGAGTCTTCAAATTCCTCACCAGCATCGGCCTGGGCGCGGTGCTGCTGGCGGCATGCAGCAGCCAGCCCGCCGCCACCTCGCCCGCCGCCACCGAGGCCCCTGTGGCAGCCGCCACCGAGGCCCCCGCAGCCGCCACCGAGGAGCCGACCGCAGCCCCTGACATCCTGGGCAGCGGCAGCACCAAGATCGTGCTCTGGCACCACTGGGATGGCGCGTACTTCAAGGAGATCCAGAAGATCTTCGCCGACTACGCCACCAAGAACAATGTCCAGATCGAGATGCTTTATGTCCCCGATGTGGCCAACAAGGCCCAGATGGCCATCCCATCCGGCCAGGGCCCCGATCTGATCTCGTGGGTGGATGACCGCATCGGCGACAGCGCCCTCAACAAGATCATCCAGCCCCTAGATGACTATGGGATCAACCAGGACTACCTGAAGGCCAACTTCGCGCCCGTAGCAGCCGACGCCATGGTCTACGGCGGCAAGGTCTACGGCGTGCCCGAGTCCATGGAGAGCATCACCTTCATCTATAACAAGAAGCTGATCACCGAGGACAAGCTGCCCAAGACCACCGACGACCTGATCGCGATGGCCAAAACCTACAACCAGGCCCCCGACAAGTACCTGTTCGTCTACAACGCCAAGGCCGACATCTACACCGCCGCCCCGTGGTTCCAGGGCGCGGGCGTGCAGCTGGTGAAGCCCGACGGCACCACCGAGATGAACAGCGAGAACGGCGTGAAGGCCGCCACCCTGATCAAGAGCTTCAGCGAGATCATGCCCAAGGAGCTGGGCTACGATGAGGCCAACACCCTATTCATGGATCAGAAGGCCGCGATCATTATGAACGGCCCCTGGGTGATCGCCGACTACACCGCCAAGAACATTGACTTCGGCCTGGCCACCATCCCCGTGGTCAGCAGCTCGGGCCAGCCCGGCAAGCCGTTTGTGGGCGTGAAGCTGCTGATGCTGGCCGCCAACGCCAAGAACCCCCAGGCCGCCGTGGACCTGATGAAGTACTACGGCAGCGCCGAGGTGCAGGCCCAGCTGGCCACCACCAACAAGCAGGTGCCCGCCAACCTAGCCGCCCAGGAGCAGGTGAAGAGCGATCCGGTGATCGCCAGCTTCATCGCGCAGTCGGCCAACGGCGTGCCGCTGCCCAACACCGAGTTCGCATCGGCGATGTGGGATCCCTTCAACAAGATGCTTGAGTCGATCTGGACCGGCGCGACCGCCCCCGATCAGGCGGTGAAAGATGGCGCTGCGCTGTTCGATGAGAAGGTTGTCGATCTGAAGTAG
- a CDS encoding sugar ABC transporter permease — translation MKTASLPSAQRSAGKKGGRRSDRLTAAAYLAPATLVLMLINIFPIFYTLYLSLTNRNGPTRFAEGNYWITGLQNYERLLKDADFYLVLGKTALYAVLCVALFFIVGLTFALILNDPAIRARSLWRTLLILPWAVPYWITALIWKFLFHGQYGPINQALRAIGLNPPDWLLNGSTAFIAITVVNVWLSFPFFMLVLLGGLQSIPDELYEAADLDGASRPDKLFSITLPLLRPVAIPAIILSLITTLKIFETIFLMTGGGPTTKIGQPGATELLLVWAYNQGFQGSQRFGLVGAFSVVVFLILLVVTIVYTKVTNATRGAYE, via the coding sequence ATGAAAACGGCTTCTCTGCCCTCTGCGCAGCGCAGCGCTGGCAAAAAAGGTGGCCGTCGGAGCGATAGGCTCACGGCGGCGGCCTACCTGGCCCCAGCGACGCTGGTGCTGATGCTGATAAATATCTTTCCTATTTTTTATACCCTCTACCTGTCGCTCACCAATCGCAACGGGCCGACCCGATTCGCCGAGGGCAACTACTGGATCACGGGCTTGCAGAACTACGAGCGGCTGCTCAAAGACGCCGACTTCTACCTAGTGCTTGGCAAGACCGCGCTCTACGCCGTGCTCTGCGTGGCGCTCTTCTTTATTGTGGGCCTGACCTTTGCGCTCATCCTCAACGACCCGGCGATCCGCGCGCGGTCGCTCTGGCGCACCCTGCTGATCCTGCCGTGGGCCGTGCCCTACTGGATCACCGCGCTGATCTGGAAGTTCCTGTTCCACGGGCAGTATGGCCCGATCAACCAGGCCCTGCGCGCCATCGGCCTGAACCCGCCCGACTGGCTGCTGAACGGCTCCACCGCCTTCATCGCCATCACGGTGGTGAATGTCTGGCTCAGCTTCCCGTTCTTCATGCTGGTGCTGCTCGGCGGGCTGCAGTCCATCCCCGACGAGCTCTACGAGGCCGCCGATCTGGATGGCGCGTCGCGCCCCGATAAGCTGTTCAGCATCACCCTGCCGCTGCTGCGCCCCGTCGCCATCCCGGCCATCATCCTCAGCCTGATCACCACGCTCAAGATCTTCGAGACGATCTTCCTGATGACCGGCGGCGGCCCCACCACCAAGATCGGCCAGCCCGGCGCGACCGAGCTGCTGCTGGTCTGGGCCTATAACCAGGGCTTCCAAGGCTCGCAGCGCTTCGGCCTGGTCGGCGCGTTCTCGGTGGTGGTCTTCCTCATCCTGCTCGTGGTCACGATCGTCTACACCAAGGTCACCAATGCGACCAGGGGGGCATATGAATAA
- a CDS encoding sugar ABC transporter permease codes for MRPGGHMNKLRRTRGGMLVAEYAILMIGVFFSVFPIYFVVQAALRPGNQLYTTTLQIFPSDATLDNFRYVLTQIPLLLWVWNSVKIALATTVATLLITVPAAYALSHFHFRGRAAILTGLLALQAFPAALALPAFYLILMRTGLLNTHAGLILIYAAGATAFNVWNIKGYFDTVPQEITEAALLDGATPTQAFLMVMLPLVRPVLAVTALFGFLAGFGDFILANTVLFDEKLYTAPVGVFGLQNGYRNPWGWFAACALIVALPITAVFLYLQRHLVSGLAAGGVKG; via the coding sequence ATGCGACCAGGGGGGCATATGAATAAGCTGCGCAGAACCCGCGGCGGCATGCTGGTGGCCGAGTATGCCATCCTGATGATCGGCGTGTTCTTCTCGGTCTTCCCGATCTACTTTGTGGTGCAGGCCGCGCTCCGCCCCGGCAACCAGCTCTACACCACCACGCTGCAGATCTTCCCCAGCGACGCCACGCTGGACAACTTCCGCTATGTGCTGACCCAGATCCCGCTGCTGCTGTGGGTCTGGAACAGTGTCAAGATCGCCCTGGCGACCACCGTGGCCACCCTGCTGATCACGGTGCCCGCCGCCTACGCGCTCTCGCACTTTCACTTCCGTGGCCGCGCGGCCATCCTCACCGGGCTGCTGGCCTTGCAGGCCTTCCCGGCGGCGCTGGCGCTGCCCGCGTTCTACCTCATCCTCATGCGCACCGGCCTGCTGAACACCCACGCTGGCCTGATCTTGATCTACGCCGCCGGCGCGACCGCCTTCAATGTCTGGAACATCAAGGGCTACTTCGACACGGTGCCCCAGGAGATCACCGAGGCCGCGCTGCTCGACGGCGCGACCCCCACCCAGGCCTTCCTGATGGTGATGCTGCCGCTGGTGCGCCCGGTGCTCGCCGTCACAGCGCTGTTTGGCTTCCTGGCGGGCTTCGGCGACTTCATCCTGGCCAACACGGTGCTGTTCGACGAGAAGCTCTACACCGCGCCGGTCGGCGTGTTCGGCCTGCAGAACGGCTACCGCAACCCGTGGGGCTGGTTCGCGGCCTGCGCCCTGATCGTGGCGCTGCCGATCACCGCCGTGTTCCTCTACCTCCAGCGACACCTCGTCTCGGGCCTCGCCGCAGGCGGGGTCAAGGGGTAG